A genomic stretch from Candidatus Brocadiia bacterium includes:
- a CDS encoding nitroreductase family protein — protein MSKVLEIIKKRRSIRSFKDTTIPQAVIDKLVEAIIWAPSAGNLQSRKFFFVYDDKVKAELVRAAYDQKFLGQAPLVVVGCADLTRASSRYEQRGMTLYAPQDVAASVQNLMLVATEEGLGTVWVGAFDEAEASKVLKLPETLRPVVMVPVGYPAKTPNVVNRRPINELIEEVK, from the coding sequence ATGAGCAAGGTGTTGGAAATAATTAAGAAGCGCCGAAGCATCAGGTCATTCAAAGACACAACCATTCCGCAAGCAGTTATTGACAAGCTGGTTGAGGCGATTATCTGGGCGCCCAGCGCCGGTAATCTCCAGAGCCGCAAGTTTTTCTTCGTGTATGATGACAAGGTCAAGGCTGAACTGGTCAGGGCGGCTTATGACCAGAAGTTTCTTGGCCAGGCCCCGTTGGTCGTGGTTGGTTGCGCCGACCTGACCCGAGCCAGCTCGCGTTATGAACAGCGAGGTATGACGCTCTATGCGCCTCAGGATGTGGCGGCCAGCGTCCAGAACCTGATGCTTGTTGCTACTGAGGAGGGGTTAGGAACGGTTTGGGTCGGAGCCTTTGATGAAGCCGAAGCGTCCAAAGTATTGAAACTGCCTGAAACACTCCGGCCTGTGGTTATGGTCCCGGTGGGCTATCCGGCCAAAACGCCCAACGTGGTCAACCGCCGGCCGATTAATGAATTGATAGAGGAAGTAAAATAA
- the ilvE gene encoding branched-chain-amino-acid transaminase, whose translation MAGVSIYLNGKFYTDRDQATVSVYDHGFLYGDGIFEGIRVYNGRVFKLEEHIKRLYLSARSILLKIPIPQEKMRQLVVETCHRSGLKDIYIRLVVSRGKGDFGLDPRKCPVPTILIMADKIALYPPEKYKQGLKVMTSSIRRNRPDTVNSQVKSLNYLNNIMAKIETFKYGADEAIMLNDEGYVSEATADNIFILKNGKLYTPPAYLGILEGITRATVMEIAAKMGYETIETPFTVHDIYTSDECFLTGTGAELIPVIEIDERSVGDGKPGKHFLKLMTAYQKMTHSQGTPVYK comes from the coding sequence ATGGCCGGAGTCAGCATATATCTTAACGGGAAATTTTATACGGACCGTGACCAGGCGACTGTTTCTGTCTACGATCACGGGTTCCTTTACGGCGACGGCATATTTGAAGGCATCAGGGTTTATAACGGGCGGGTGTTCAAGCTGGAAGAGCACATCAAAAGGTTATACCTCTCAGCTAGATCAATATTGCTGAAGATACCCATACCTCAGGAAAAGATGCGCCAGTTGGTGGTGGAAACCTGCCACCGTTCCGGGTTGAAGGATATCTATATCCGGCTGGTGGTCAGCCGTGGTAAGGGTGATTTCGGGCTGGACCCGAGGAAATGCCCGGTTCCGACCATTTTGATTATGGCCGACAAGATAGCGCTTTACCCGCCGGAGAAATACAAGCAAGGCCTGAAAGTGATGACCTCGTCTATCCGGCGCAACCGGCCGGACACGGTCAATTCACAGGTTAAATCGCTTAACTACCTCAATAATATCATGGCCAAGATAGAGACCTTTAAATACGGCGCGGACGAGGCCATCATGCTTAATGATGAAGGCTATGTTTCCGAGGCGACGGCTGACAACATCTTTATCCTCAAGAACGGCAAGCTCTATACGCCGCCGGCCTACTTAGGCATACTTGAAGGCATTACCCGTGCCACGGTTATGGAAATCGCCGCCAAGATGGGTTATGAAACCATTGAGACCCCGTTTACGGTGCATGATATTTATACGTCAGACGAATGTTTCCTGACCGGTACCGGAGCAGAACTGATCCCGGTTATAGAAATAGATGAACGTTCGGTGGGCGACGGCAAGCCGGGCAAGCATTTCCTGAAACTAATGACGGCTTACCAGAAGATGACGCACAGCCAGGGGACGCCGGTTTATAAATGA